One genomic segment of Nocardia spumae includes these proteins:
- a CDS encoding non-canonical purine NTP pyrophosphatase, producing the protein MTRRVLVASRNAKKLGELRRILAEAGVAGLEVVGLDEVPPFPEAPETGATFEENALAKARDGAAATGLACVADDSGISVDALNGMPGVLSARWSGRHGDDPANNELLLAQLADVPDERRGARFVSACALVADGREVVTLGEWPGVIARKPQGEGGFGYDSLFVPDGGTVSAAQLSPAEKDAASHRGRALRALLPALAELAES; encoded by the coding sequence ATGACGCGCCGGGTGCTGGTCGCCAGCCGCAACGCCAAGAAGCTCGGCGAGCTGCGCCGCATCCTCGCTGAAGCGGGGGTGGCGGGGCTCGAGGTCGTCGGCCTGGATGAGGTGCCTCCGTTCCCGGAGGCGCCGGAGACCGGGGCGACGTTCGAGGAGAATGCCCTGGCCAAGGCCCGCGACGGTGCGGCGGCGACCGGATTGGCCTGTGTGGCAGACGATTCCGGGATTTCGGTGGACGCACTCAACGGCATGCCCGGGGTGCTGTCGGCCCGCTGGTCCGGCCGCCACGGCGACGACCCGGCCAACAATGAACTGCTGCTGGCCCAATTGGCGGATGTGCCCGACGAGCGCCGTGGCGCCCGCTTCGTCTCGGCCTGCGCATTGGTGGCCGACGGCCGCGAGGTCGTGACCCTCGGTGAATGGCCCGGTGTGATCGCGCGAAAGCCACAGGGTGAGGGTGGTTTCGGCTACGACTCGCTGTTCGTCCCCGATGGTGGCACGGTCTCCGCGGCGCAATTGTCACCGGCGGAGAAGGACGCTGCGTCCCATCGAGGCCGCGCCCTGCGCGCCCTGCTCCCGGCATTGGCCGAACTCGCCGAGTCCTGA
- the rph gene encoding ribonuclease PH, whose translation MSRRADGRADDELREVRITRGFTTHPAGSVLVEFGQTRVMCTASATEGVPPWRRDSGLGWLTAEYAMLPAATHTRSGRESVKGKVGGRTQEISRLIGRSLRACIDLAAIGENTIAIDCDVLQADGGTRTAAITGAYVALSDAVTYLAAAGRLADPQPISCMIAAVSVGVVDGRVRLDLPYEEDSRAEVDMNVVATDTGTLVEIQGTGEGATFPRSTLDKLLDSALAGCEQLFEVQKQALELPYPGQLPEPGEKKK comes from the coding sequence GTGTCTAGACGAGCCGATGGCAGGGCGGACGACGAACTCCGCGAGGTAAGGATCACCCGGGGATTCACCACGCATCCGGCGGGTTCGGTACTGGTCGAATTCGGTCAGACGCGGGTGATGTGCACCGCGAGCGCGACCGAGGGCGTACCCCCGTGGCGGCGCGACTCCGGATTGGGCTGGCTGACAGCCGAATACGCGATGCTACCGGCGGCCACCCACACTCGTAGCGGACGCGAGTCGGTGAAGGGCAAGGTCGGCGGGCGGACGCAGGAGATCAGCCGTTTGATCGGCCGGTCGCTGCGCGCGTGCATCGACCTGGCCGCGATCGGTGAGAACACCATCGCCATCGACTGCGACGTGCTGCAGGCCGACGGCGGCACCCGTACCGCCGCCATCACCGGCGCGTACGTGGCGCTCTCCGATGCTGTCACCTATCTGGCCGCGGCCGGCCGGCTGGCCGATCCGCAGCCGATCTCGTGCATGATCGCCGCGGTGAGCGTGGGTGTGGTGGACGGACGGGTGCGCCTGGATCTGCCCTATGAGGAGGATTCGCGCGCCGAGGTCGATATGAACGTGGTCGCCACCGACACCGGCACACTGGTCGAGATCCAGGGCACCGGTGAGGGCGCGACCTTCCCCCGCTCGACCCTGGACAAGTTGCTGGATTCGGCGCTGGCCGGCTGTGAGCAGCTGTTCGAGGTGCAGAAGCAGGCACTGGAGTTGCCCTATCCGGGACAGCTGCCCGAACCGGGCGAGAAGAAGAAGTAA
- a CDS encoding cyclic nucleotide-degrading phosphodiesterase — MRLTVLGCSGSVSGPDSPASGYLLTGPDMTPTVIDFGPGVLGALQRHLDPGEVDIFLTHLHADHCLDLPGLLVWRRYHPNPPSGKAIVRGPSDSALRIGNASAEIGGECDDWSDVIDMRAWEEGREVAFGTGHTVVARRMYHPPESYGLRITTASGRVLVYTGDTALCDAVFELAEGADILLSEASWTHDPANRPPGIHLSGTEAGMIAARAGAGELLLTHIPPWTSREDVIAEAKEQFSGPVHAVSPGEVIDI, encoded by the coding sequence ATGCGCCTCACCGTCCTCGGGTGTTCGGGCAGTGTGTCCGGCCCGGATTCCCCTGCGTCGGGCTATTTGCTGACCGGTCCGGATATGACTCCCACTGTGATCGATTTCGGTCCGGGTGTCCTGGGCGCGCTGCAGCGCCATCTGGATCCCGGCGAGGTCGACATCTTCCTCACTCATCTGCACGCCGACCACTGTCTGGATCTGCCCGGACTGCTGGTGTGGCGGCGATATCACCCCAACCCGCCGAGTGGTAAGGCGATCGTGCGGGGCCCGTCGGATTCCGCGCTGCGGATCGGCAACGCCTCGGCCGAGATCGGCGGCGAATGTGACGACTGGTCGGACGTGATCGATATGCGGGCGTGGGAGGAGGGCCGCGAGGTGGCGTTCGGTACCGGCCACACCGTGGTCGCCCGCCGGATGTACCACCCGCCGGAGTCCTACGGCCTGCGCATCACCACCGCATCGGGCCGCGTCCTGGTCTACACCGGCGATACGGCACTGTGCGACGCTGTGTTCGAGCTGGCGGAGGGCGCCGACATCCTGCTGTCCGAGGCGTCGTGGACCCACGATCCCGCCAATCGCCCACCCGGCATTCATCTTTCGGGGACCGAGGCCGGAATGATCGCCGCGCGTGCGGGTGCCGGTGAGCTGCTGCTGACCCACATTCCGCCGTGGACCTCCCGCGAGGATGTCATCGCCGAGGCCAAGGAGCAGTTCAGCGGACCGGTGCATGCGGTATCCCCAGGTGAGGTCATCGATATCTGA
- a CDS encoding rhomboid family intramembrane serine protease: MAEQMGASFDPDRIAALRARLEKSAQAPAGSGGSPRPVPAPQSVPAGSAPTSPGRTAALKLLWQRAIALTLAFVAVLYAVEGVDTVTDHDLDGAGVRPRSAAGLEGILFAPVLHADWTHLIGNTLPVIVLGMLTLLTGIGRGLAATAIIWVVGGIGTWFTGGSGSVHIGASVLVFGWLTYLISRGLFTRSPWQIVLGVVVGLVYGSILWGVLPGQPGISWQGHLFGALGGLLAGWVLSSNERRHRRGESAGRLASSG, encoded by the coding sequence GTGGCCGAGCAGATGGGCGCATCCTTCGACCCCGATCGGATCGCGGCATTGCGTGCCCGGCTGGAGAAGTCGGCGCAGGCGCCGGCGGGGTCCGGCGGATCGCCGCGGCCCGTGCCGGCTCCGCAGTCCGTGCCTGCCGGATCCGCGCCGACGTCGCCCGGCCGCACCGCGGCGCTGAAGTTGTTGTGGCAGCGGGCGATTGCGCTGACCCTGGCCTTCGTCGCGGTGCTCTACGCGGTCGAGGGCGTGGACACCGTCACCGATCACGACCTCGACGGCGCGGGCGTGCGGCCGCGCTCGGCCGCGGGCCTGGAGGGCATTCTGTTCGCCCCGGTGCTGCACGCCGACTGGACGCACCTGATCGGCAATACGCTGCCGGTGATCGTGCTCGGCATGCTGACGCTGCTGACCGGTATCGGGCGCGGTCTCGCCGCGACCGCCATCATCTGGGTCGTAGGTGGAATCGGTACCTGGTTCACCGGCGGCTCCGGCTCGGTGCACATCGGCGCGTCGGTGCTGGTGTTCGGCTGGCTCACCTATCTCATCTCCCGCGGCTTGTTCACCCGCAGTCCGTGGCAGATCGTTCTGGGGGTGGTCGTCGGCCTGGTGTACGGCTCGATTCTGTGGGGTGTACTGCCCGGACAGCCCGGAATCTCTTGGCAAGGACATCTTTTCGGTGCGTTGGGTGGACTGCTGGCCGGATGGGTACTCTCATCCAATGAACGTCGTCATCGTCGCGGGGAGAGTGCCGGCCGCCTCGCATCATCGGGGTGA
- a CDS encoding PLP-dependent cysteine synthase family protein: MARYESLIETLGNTPLVGLRTLSPKWDGDDHVRLWAKLEDRNPTGSIKDRPALRMIEQAEAQGRLRPGCTILEPTSGNTGISLAMAAKLKGYRLVCVMPENTSVERRQLLTMFGAEIIDSPAAGGSNQAVARAKEIAAEHPDWVMLYQYGNPANADAHYQGTGPEILADLPEITHFVAGLGTTGTLMGTGRYLREHVDGIQVVAAEPRYGELVYGLRNIDEGFIPELYDESVLTSRFSVGPYDAVRRTRELVLEEGIFAGISTGAILHAALGVGNKALRAGQRADIAFVVADGGWKYLSTGAYDGTLEEAEERLDGQLWA, from the coding sequence GTGGCACGCTACGAATCGCTGATCGAGACCCTCGGCAATACGCCGCTGGTGGGTCTGCGGACGCTGTCGCCGAAATGGGACGGCGACGACCACGTGCGGTTGTGGGCCAAACTCGAGGACCGCAATCCGACGGGATCGATCAAGGACCGCCCCGCACTGCGCATGATCGAACAGGCCGAGGCGCAGGGCCGGTTGCGACCCGGCTGCACGATTTTGGAGCCGACCAGCGGTAATACCGGGATCTCACTGGCCATGGCGGCGAAGCTCAAGGGCTATCGCCTGGTCTGCGTGATGCCGGAGAACACGTCGGTCGAGCGGCGTCAGCTCCTGACCATGTTCGGCGCCGAGATCATCGACTCCCCGGCGGCCGGCGGGTCGAATCAGGCCGTCGCGCGTGCCAAGGAGATCGCCGCCGAACATCCGGACTGGGTGATGCTGTACCAGTATGGGAATCCGGCCAACGCCGATGCCCACTATCAGGGCACCGGGCCGGAGATCTTGGCCGATCTGCCCGAGATCACCCATTTCGTCGCGGGTCTGGGCACCACCGGCACGCTGATGGGCACCGGCCGCTATCTGCGTGAACATGTCGACGGCATTCAGGTCGTGGCCGCCGAACCCCGCTACGGTGAGCTGGTCTACGGGCTGCGCAACATCGACGAGGGGTTCATCCCCGAGCTCTACGACGAGTCGGTGCTGACCTCGCGGTTCTCCGTCGGTCCCTACGACGCGGTACGCCGGACCCGGGAGCTGGTGCTGGAGGAGGGCATCTTCGCGGGCATCTCGACCGGCGCCATCCTGCACGCCGCGCTCGGGGTGGGGAACAAGGCGCTGCGCGCGGGACAGCGGGCCGATATCGCTTTCGTCGTCGCCGACGGCGGCTGGAAGTATCTGTCGACCGGGGCTTACGACGGCACCCTGGAAGAGGCCGAGGAGCGGCTCGACGGCCAGCTCTGGGCGTGA
- a CDS encoding MoaD/ThiS family protein — protein sequence MSVTVSIPTIMRTLTGGEKRVQATGSTLAEVIGDLETNYPGLEQRLLSDGKLNRYVNIYVDDEDVRFAGGLAAEVPANGSVTILPAVAGGSSNRIAAGALYR from the coding sequence ATGTCGGTAACCGTGTCCATCCCGACCATCATGCGCACCCTCACCGGAGGTGAGAAGCGGGTCCAGGCGACCGGTTCCACCCTCGCCGAGGTGATCGGCGATCTGGAGACCAACTACCCCGGTCTCGAGCAGCGCCTGCTGTCCGACGGCAAGCTCAATCGCTACGTCAACATCTACGTCGACGACGAGGATGTGCGTTTCGCGGGCGGGCTGGCGGCCGAGGTTCCGGCGAACGGGTCGGTGACCATCCTTCCCGCCGTCGCGGGCGGCTCCTCGAACCGCATCGCCGCCGGCGCGCTCTACCGCTGA
- a CDS encoding Mov34/MPN/PAD-1 family protein: protein MLVIRADLVDAMVAHARADHPDEACGVIAGAEGSDRPQRFVAMINAERSPTFYRFDSGEQLRVWREMDDRDEEPVVIYHSHTATEAYPSRTDISYASEPNAHYVLVSTRDPQEHELRSYRILGGVVTEEPVRIVTAYPQD, encoded by the coding sequence GTGCTGGTGATCAGGGCCGATCTCGTGGATGCGATGGTCGCGCACGCTCGCGCCGACCATCCCGACGAGGCGTGCGGTGTGATCGCCGGTGCCGAGGGTTCGGACCGCCCGCAACGGTTCGTGGCGATGATCAACGCCGAGCGCTCGCCCACCTTCTATCGGTTCGACTCCGGCGAGCAGTTGCGGGTCTGGCGCGAGATGGACGATCGCGACGAGGAGCCGGTGGTGATCTACCACTCGCACACCGCCACCGAGGCCTACCCCAGCCGCACCGATATCTCGTACGCGTCCGAGCCGAACGCCCACTACGTGCTGGTGTCCACCCGCGACCCGCAGGAGCACGAGCTGCGCAGCTACCGGATTCTCGGCGGTGTGGTCACCGAGGAGCCGGTGCGGATCGTGACCGCTTACCCCCAGGACTGA